The proteins below come from a single Kryptolebias marmoratus isolate JLee-2015 linkage group LG12, ASM164957v2, whole genome shotgun sequence genomic window:
- the cnn1b gene encoding calponin-1, whose amino-acid sequence MTTHFRSGPAFGLSAEVKSKLAGKYDPQKEEELRLWMEDVTGKKIGENFMESLKDGVLLCELINVLQPGSVRKINHSSQNWHQLENIGNFVRAITEYGLKPHDLFEANDLFENINHTQVQSTLIALAGMAKSKGFNSKYDLGVKYAEKQQRHFAPEKLMEGRNIIGLQMGTNKLASQKGMTSYGTRRHLYDAKIGMDNPADQSTISLQMGTNKGASQAGMVAPGTRRHIFDKNLQLEKCDTSTISLQMGTNKVASQQGMTTYGLPRQVYDNKYCTNPIETYYNNGSEVEFDGYNQYSD is encoded by the exons ATGACAACACATTTCAGGAGCGGCCCAGCCTTCGGACTGTCTGCGGAGGTCAAGAGCAAG CTGGCTGGGAAATATGACCCGCagaaggaagaggagctgaGGCTGTGGATGGAAGATGTGACGGGCAAAAAAATTGGCGAGAACTTCATGGAGAGTCTGAAGGATGGGGTCCTGTTGTGCGA GCTGATTAACGTTCTTCAGCCAGGCTCCGTGAGGAAGATCAACCACTCCAGTCAGAACTGGCACCAG CTGGAAAACATCGGGAACTTTGTCCGTGCCATCACGGAGTACGGCCTGAAGCCCCACGACCTCTTCGAGGCCAACGATCTGTTTGAGAACATCAACCACACTCAGGTCCAGTCCACGCTCATCGCTCTGGCTGGAATG GCCAAATCCAAAGGTTTCAACTCAAAGTACGATTTGGGAGTGAAGTATGCTGAGAAGCAGCAGCGACACTTCGCTCCTGAGAAGCTCATGGAGGGGCGGAACATCATAGGCCTGCAG ATGGGCACCAACAAGCTTGCCAGCCAAAAGGGCATGACCTCCTACGGGACGCGGCGCCATCTGTACGACGCCAAGATCGGCATGGACAACCCGGCAGACCAGTCCACCATCAGCCTACAGATGGGCACCAACAAGGGAGCCAGCCAG GCTGGCATGGTGGCACCTGGAACCAGGAGGCACATCTTCGACAAGAACCTGCAGCTGGAGAAGTGCGACACCTCCACCATTTCTCTTCAGATGGGCACCAACAAAGTGGCCTCCCAGCAGGGAATGACCACCTACGGCCTGCCCCGCCAGGTCTACGACAACAAGTACTGCACCAACCCCATTGAGACCTACTACAACAACGGCAGCGAGGTGGAGTTCGACGGTTACAACCAGTACTCTGACTAA
- the elof1 gene encoding transcription elongation factor 1 homolog — protein sequence MGRRKSKRKPPPKKKMTGNLDTQFTCPFCNHEKSCDVKMERTRNTGIISCSVCLEEFQTPITYLSEPVDVYSDWIDACEAANQ from the exons ATGGGCCGCAGGAAGTCCAAGAGAAAGCCACCgcctaagaaaaaaatgacgGGCAACCTGGACACCCAGTTCACCTGTCCGTTCTGTAACCACGAGAAGTCGTGTGATGTCAAAAT GGAACGAACCCGCAACACAGGGATCATATCGTGCAGCGTCTGTTTGGAGGAGTTCCAGACTCCTATAACGT ATCTTTCTGAACCCGTTGACGTTTACAGCGACTGGATCGACGCCTGCGAAGCGGCGAACCAGTAG
- the tmem205 gene encoding transmembrane protein 205 — translation MATEGEPTDLIKVLHLLTLSFTWGMQVWVSFIGGFVLVRQVTRHTFGLVQSKLFPVYFYCLLGSNFVSLAVYAVYHPRELLDWHESVQMAMFFLALIMAGLNGQWFGPTATEVMFLMRKVEEEHGLGNQVGLGSQKEGYTTLREQDPKYKAYRSMFGRYHALSSLCNLIGFICTTTNLIYTALNLSTI, via the exons ATGGCAACGGAGGGCGAGCCAACAGACTTGATCAAGGTGTTGCACCTTCTGACGCTCTCATTCACCTGGGGCATGCAGGTCTGGGTCTCCTTTATTGGAG GTTTTGTTCTGGTGCGACAGGTGACGCGGCACACCTTCGGACTGGTCCAGAGTAAGCTGTTTCCTGTGTACTTCTACTGCCTGCTGGGAAGTAACTTTGTCAGCCTGGCTGTGTACGCTGTGTACCACCCCAGAGAGTTACTGGACTGGCATGAAAGTGTGCAG ATGGCCATGTTCTTTCTGGCGCTGATCATGGCAGGGCTAAACGGACAGTGGTTCGGCCCGACAGCGACGGAGGTGATGTTTCTGATGAGGAAGGTGGAAGAGGAGCACGGTCTGGGGAACCAGGTCGGCCTGGGCAGCCAGAAAGAGGGCTACACCACTCTCAGGGAGCAGGACCCAAAGTACAAAGCCTACAGGAGCATGTTCGGGCGATACCACGCCTTGTCCAGCCTCTGCAACCTGATAGGGTTCATCTGCACCACGACTAATTTGATTTACACCGCTCTGAATTTGTCCACCATTTAA